In Macrobrachium rosenbergii isolate ZJJX-2024 chromosome 48, ASM4041242v1, whole genome shotgun sequence, one DNA window encodes the following:
- the LOC136831744 gene encoding pro-resilin-like isoform X2 has protein sequence MVSKVLLVVLGLSALVAADDSFERYRYAPPRLSSASRESFESFESGEAKYNFNWAVSDDSSSNEFGHQEARDGEDTQGSYYVQLPDGRLQKVAFHVDGDDGYIAEVTYEGEARFPDSDESFESREAPRRFYAAPDSNESK, from the exons ATGGTTTCCAAG GTACTTTTGGTTGTGTTGGGTCTGTCTGCCCTGGTTGCAGCTGACGACAGCTTCGAAAGATACAGATATGCCCCTCCAAGG CTCTCTTCCGCCTCCCGGGAATCCTTCGAGTCCTTCGAGTCCGGCGAAGCCAAGTACAACTTCAACTGGGCCGTGAGCGACGACTCCTCCAGCAACGAATTCGGACACCAGGAGGCCCGCGACGGTGAGGACACtcagggatcctactacgtccAGCTCCCCGACGGTCGCCTGCAGAAGGTGGCCTTCCACGTCGACGGCGACGACGGATACATCGCTGAGGTCACCTACGAAGGAGAGGCTCGGTTCCCCGACTCCGACGAATCCTTCGAGTCTCGTGAGGCTCCCAGGAGGTTCTACGCTGCTCCCGACTCCAACGAGTCCAAGTAA
- the LOC136831745 gene encoding pro-resilin-like — MVSKVILVVLGLAALVAADDSFERYRYAPPRFSSASRESFESFESGEAKYNFNWAVDHDPSSNEFGHQEARDGENTQGSYYVQLPDGRLQKVAFHVDGDDGYIAEVTYSGEAQFPDSDESFESREAPRRFYGAPDSNESK; from the exons ATGGTTTCTAAG GTCATCTTGGTTGTGTTGGGTTTAGCTGCCCTGGTTGCAGCTGACGACAGCTTCGAGAGATACAGATATGCTCCTCCAAGG TTCTCCTCCGCCTCCCGGGAATCCTTCGAGTCCTTCGAATCCGGCGAAGCCAAGTACAACTTCAACTGGGCCGTCGACCACGATCCTTCCAGCAACGAATTCGGACACCAGGAGGCCCGCGACGGCGAGAACACCcagggatcctactacgtccAGCTCCCCGACGGCCGCCTGCAGAAGGTGGCCTTCCACGTCGATGGTGACGACGGATACATCGCCGAGGTCACCTACTCCGGTGAGGCTCAGTTCCCCGACTCCGACGAATCCTTCGAGTCCCGTGAGGCTCCCAGGAGGTTCTACGGTGCTCCTGACTCCAACGAGTCCAAGTAA